The Acutalibacter muris genomic sequence ACTCGCTGTCCCCGCTTACCGCCAAAGTCACTGTGTCCAGGCTGGACTCATAGCGCAGTACGGGCAGGAAAAGGGCCATTGTCAAGGAAATAATCATGAGAATTGGCCGAAACCTGAAGCGCTTGGAAAGACAGAGCAGCACAGCTGTCATAAGCAATGCCAGCGCAGACAAATGTACCGGGTCTGTCAAGCTTACGTATACACCCGGCAGACTTGCCATCCAGCGGCTGAGCTTCAAAAGCGTTCTGGCAAGCAGACCGCAGGCCAGAACTATAGGCTGTATAAGCGCTCCCATAGGCTCCAAAAGGGAGAGAAGCAGAAGTGGAAGGGCACAGTAGAGCATCGTAACAAAAATTGGCAGAAGCAGTAGGTTGGATACAAGGGTCAGCATAGGCAGTCCATGGAATACCGCTACCTGCACCGGCATTGTAAACAGCGTGGCCGATATGGAGGTGGATATAGTGCCAGCCACGTACCTTCGGATAGGCCCAGAGGATTTCGTGGCTATCGTCTCCTCTAACTGGCGTCCAAGCAGCGCAATACCCGCCGTGGCGAGAACGGACAGCGCAAACCCAACGCTGCCGCCGGCAAACGGGTCTAAAAAGCAGATAAACACTACTGCCGCCCCCAGAGAGTTAAGCGTGTCTCCCACTTGGTAGGTGGAGGCCGCCAGTGAGCAAAAAACCAGCATCAGGTAGCTCCGCACAGCAGAGACCGGGAAGCCGGTCAGCAGCAGGTAGGAAAACAACAGAACCACACTGGACAGGCTGCGCAGACGTCGGTTTAGCGGCAGCCTTGCCAGAAATAGATTCAAAAACGCACCCACCAAGGTCATGTGCATACCTGAAACCGCCAGCATATGGGAACATCCTATCTGCCGGAAATCTGTATATATCTCCTCCGGCAGCTGTGACCCATGACCCAGCAGTACGGTTTTCAGCAGAGCTGCCTCCTCGCCGGAGATGCACCGGTCCAGCCCCCGGGAGACATAGCTGCGCAGCAGCGGCAGAATCCGTCCGGCAGGAAAGGAGTCTTCACTGGCTATGTACTCATAATCGTTATAGCCCTCCGGATATGCGCCAAGCAAGTTGCCTTCGGCCAGCTGTGATGAATATGTGGAATACATCCCGCCACCTTTAAAGGAATAAAACTTCACCTGACATACCACTTGGTCGCAGGGCCCACATTCCAGGGCTTCAGAGCAGGAGAGCCGCACCTGGAAAGGCTTTACCGGCTGTCCGTCCAGCTCCAGTATCCTCACGGGATAATAAAACTTGCCGTATCTCTTGTCAGGGTAGTCAAGAGGTTCCAGGCGCACCCCCGCAGTAACCTGGTCCAGCTCTTGGACATGGGCTACCTCCGTATAGTAACGGTTGGCGTATAGGGCAAGCATAATCCCCGCAGACATAAGCAGAAGGGAGCCATGGAACAAGACGAACCTGCGGTTGCGGCGTTTATTGGGATTCTCTGTCCGTCCCAGCAGCACACCAAGAATAAGCGCGAAAAAAGCCAGGCCCCCACAGACCATGGACATGATCCCGGTCACATGGGGGTCCAGCACAGTTGCCAAAGAAGCGGCGGTAAAAACAATTATACCAATCCAGGCAAAGGGCAGATAGGACATTTTACTTAAAGAACAGCGGCAAGGGCTCCAGATAAATTATGTCCGTGCGATCCTTGGCGTCTCCCTCGGCCAGCACACAGGCCTTGCCCACCACCTGTCCGCCCACAGAGTGGAGCAGCTCCTCAATAGCCGCCAAGGATTCGCCGGTGGAGATAACATCATCCACTATCAGAATACGCTTGTCCCGGAGGCTTTCACAGTCGGCCTTGGAAAGATAGAGCTTTTGAACATGGTCAGTGGTGATGGACTTGACCTCTACGTGTATAGGCTCCTCCATATAGGCTTTGATCCCCTTGCGGGCCACCACATAATTCCTGCACCCAATACGGGCCATCTCATAGGCCAGGGGGATGCCTTT encodes the following:
- a CDS encoding phosphoribosyltransferase family protein is translated as MSVYKMTIAGCQRQLPICPISDSLDIAGFVMFGDVEVTEAAAKALMEKCPEHDVIVTAESKGIPLAYEMARIGCRNYVVARKGIKAYMEEPIHVEVKSITTDHVQKLYLSKADCESLRDKRILIVDDVISTGESLAAIEELLHSVGGQVVGKACVLAEGDAKDRTDIIYLEPLPLFFK
- a CDS encoding ComEC/Rec2 family competence protein; translation: MLDPHVTGIMSMVCGGLAFFALILGVLLGRTENPNKRRNRRFVLFHGSLLLMSAGIMLALYANRYYTEVAHVQELDQVTAGVRLEPLDYPDKRYGKFYYPVRILELDGQPVKPFQVRLSCSEALECGPCDQVVCQVKFYSFKGGGMYSTYSSQLAEGNLLGAYPEGYNDYEYIASEDSFPAGRILPLLRSYVSRGLDRCISGEEAALLKTVLLGHGSQLPEEIYTDFRQIGCSHMLAVSGMHMTLVGAFLNLFLARLPLNRRLRSLSSVVLLFSYLLLTGFPVSAVRSYLMLVFCSLAASTYQVGDTLNSLGAAVVFICFLDPFAGGSVGFALSVLATAGIALLGRQLEETIATKSSGPIRRYVAGTISTSISATLFTMPVQVAVFHGLPMLTLVSNLLLLPIFVTMLYCALPLLLLSLLEPMGALIQPIVLACGLLARTLLKLSRWMASLPGVYVSLTDPVHLSALALLMTAVLLCLSKRFRFRPILMIISLTMALFLPVLRYESSLDTVTLAVSGDSESACVVVMQDRRAAVLSMGTFNSGLARRIIAQENIFELDSVLVTRQDYRAKAMLRDILSNYRPKTLLIHGKTRGGKDLRYPGITLETASDNCLYQVLPGVMVEMADGGAKMRIWANNRKLLLALDECSDETCDLLITSRSLPQVNTELTLFMCEEGDLPEDAAMGLYSDFCLITDQDVSYVDIPFDRDVSLRSW